ACTGAGATTGAAGTGGTCGAGTCTCGTTGTAGTAAGTTTGCACCGGATCTCCGTTAGCATCAACCACTGTCACTTGTCTCAGGCTTGTAGTGCTGGAGAAGACATAAGTGTAATTGGCCGATACTCCCAATTCTCCAAAATGTTTTGAGACTACTGCTTCGAAACCGAATACTTTGGCGGGATCGCCGTTGACTTTTGACGACGACCTTATCCCGCTGAGACTGATGAGTTGATCGTCTATTGGGTCTGTAATGTGCTTGTAATAGATACCCGCGGAATAAACATCGGATTGATTCGGATAGTATTCATAACGGAGGTCTAGATTTGTTGATCTCGTTTGGCGCAGATTCGGATTTCCTGTCGACTCAGTCTCGTCTGACCGATCCACAGCCGGCACCAAATCGAAATAACTGGGCCGGCTCATGCTTCGTGTTACCGAGAAATGAAAAATTTGCTGCGGGGTAAGTTCATACCTGAAATTTATTCCCGGAAGGAGATCCACCATTTTAACGTCCGCCTGGGCCCCACCGACAGCAGGAGTTGCCATGGTAAAATAGGTGTCATGTGCCTCCTCCCACCTAACTCCGCCGAGTATCTGAAGTTGTCCCAGGACAATAGTGTATTCCATATACGATGCGAGAAGGACCTCGCTGGCTTTATAGTTTTGGTAACCGTAGACGGTTGTACCGGAGGTGGTGCCGTATCCGAATACAGTGACAGCCGCGCTATCAATCGTTGTAAATGGCTCGGTGTGCCCTTTGTAAGGACCGCTTTGAAAGACGTAAGGATTCAGTTTGTAATCGTCCTCGTAATTTGCGCGCTTGAGTTGCTGTACCACCGCCCCGGCTTGCAGGGTTTGTGTTCCATCTGAAGTCACATGAATCGTTCCATCCAGCCTACCGAGATACTGTCGGTCATCGTTTCTTCTCCAATCATGAGTTATGTCTGCTAAACCCAAGATGGGAGAGAGATTTCCCTGAGCGTCGTAATTCTGCAAGACGGAGTACTCTGCCTCATCCGGTCGATCCTGCAAGGCATCGGTGTAGTTCAAAGTCCAGGTTAACGACAAAGGCGAGTCGGTGAAATGCTTCCCGCCAATGGAATAACTGGAAATGTCTTGAGTCCGTAAAGCAGATCTGTGTGAATAAGTAAGATCTGCCGCTCCACGGGTTCCGTCAATAGTGGTTTCGGTGCCGTGACGGGTCTCGGCTTCTTGTTGATTGACATACATGTAGGTCGCTGAGAGCTCGTGACCTTCACTCGCGATGAAGTCTGCATTTACGACCGCACCGTCCCGGATGGTATTCGTATAGTAATCGTGGCTGAAATATGTTGATGCATAAGGCGTTAGATGGTTATCACTGTCCACCTTGTTGATATTCGTGGTAACATTGGAATAGAACTGTACAGGAACATGATCGTATGTATTTTGAAAACTCCCGGCGGCCATAATTCCGAACCGATTATCGAAGAAGCGATTTCCGATAAGGCCGGAAAAGAGTTCGTCGGGAACTCCTGCTCTGTTCGAAAATTTTAGATTCGAAGAAGTAAAATCCGCGCTTGTTGGGTTATAACGAGGTTTGAGTTGATTGGTCGGATCATCAGCGTTCACGGTCCCATGCATTCGCTCCGGATCGAGATCGTTGATGGTATTTCTGTCAAATGTGCTGAAGCTGCTGCCTAAAACACCCGAAGTCGTTCCGCTTGCCGCGTTGAAAAAAAAAGCGAGATCCTCAGGAGCCTTTCGCAAAATGAGGTCTGTCGATCCACCTATTGCATCTCCAGCGACGTCCGGTGTCAGGGTTTTTTCCACCTCGATTCGTTCAAATAGGGCCGATGGGAAAATATCCAGGGGAACGAATCGATCTTTCGCTTCAGGACTTGGTATCTTAATGCCGTCAACCAGGGTATTGTTGTACTGCTGCTCAAGCCCGCGCATGACGACATATTGTCCTTCACCTTGGTTGTTTCGAATCAGCGACATTCCGGAAACACGTTGGAGCGCATCGGCGGCTGTCCTGTCTGTGGATTCTTCAATTGCTTGTGCCGAAATAACATTGACAATATTTCCCGAATTCTTTTCTGTAGCCCGCGCCGTTGTTTCAAGTTCATTATTTGTTCTTCCCTCGATCACCGTCTCGCTAAGCGTGATCGGCTTTTCCTTTATCGAAAAATCTACGATCAGTACGGCCGTGTCATTTAGTATTTTTATTTCCTTCTCTGCACTATTGTACCCAATCGCGTAAATGGCGATCTTGTAAACCCCGGCAGGAACATTACTAATGACATAATCCCCGTTCGAATCCGTGACTTCGCCCAGACTCGTACCTTCTATAAAGACATCCGCACCGACAATTGCCGTATCGGTCTTCTTCTCCTTAATATGACCTTTGATTATCCCCGCCCATGATCCACTGAAAGCCAAAAAAGAAAACGAAAATAGAATTGCTAACGGTATTTTCGATGAGGCGGTCCTCACCTCACTCCTGTAACGCATTTCTAAATTTAAACCTCTCGGCTATTACCAAAAGCTTGCGGTGGATAGATCATGCTGATCTACTGAATGAAAATACAGAGGGAGTGTTAACTGAAGATTACCAGAATACTCTTTTTGGTGAAACAAATTGTTAATGATCAAATGCCGTTGACATCAAAATCGCTAATGATTTCTTTGAATCGAGAAAGTGTGGTTGTGGGCACCATAATGATAAAAATCGTTCACGCTGATCGATATACCTTCCACGATGGATCATATACATGAATGACAAAGGTAGAGCTCGAGTCACCAGCTCGATTGATTCAAAGAGCGGACTCTCATGCGCATTCGCTCTTGTATTGTTACTTAAATATTAAAATCTCTCTCATCTGTTAGTTACACCATATGAGAAGGCCGCATCGCTGGTCGTGCTCCCCAGAGGAAGAACTCGTTGGGAATCTCGTTGGCCTGACGAGTAGGCCGTCGATCGATGCGACTGTGAAGACTATGCCACCATCCGGGTCCGACAACAATTGGCATATCTGAAACAGCATCACCTGTTAGGGCTCCACTCTAAAGAAGATGGAAGCCGGTAACCTTTTCTGAATCCCATTCGTACCATTTAATGTCAGGCAAATGAAAGTCAGGGATGAGAAGATGAAAAGAAGGCAGGGCAGCATAGGCGGGAAGAGGCTCTTCTGCAGGTCGTGCTTTATCGGATTCTCCTGGTTGTTAGTGACCACTTTTACGGCGTCAGCCTTCGCTTACGAGTCGATGAACCGGGACAAATTTCACGTTTCCGCGGTAAAAATTGAACGAAATATCGATCTCACGGGGAAGTTATCTGATCCAGCATGGAAACTCGCACCACCTGTTGAAGTGGCCTATGAAATTCAGCCCGGTGAAAACATCCCTGCTCGTGAAAGAACCAACGTTTACGTCCTTTATAATTCAGAATATATTTATTTCGGATTCAGTTGTCAGGATTCGAGCGCTCACTTGATCAGGTCTCACGTAACCGACCGAGACAAAATGACGGATGATGACTTTGTCGGCGTCATTCTCGATACGTACGGACAGATGCAAAGCGGCTACGAGTTCTTCTCAAATCCCCAGAGCGTACAATTCGACGCGATGAGGACCTCCAACAATGAGGACGCAAGCTTCGACGCCGTCTGGTATTCTATGGGCGCCATCAGCGATTCTGGCTACACCGTTGAGATTGCCGTACCATTTAAGAGTATGAGGTTCCCGTCTACTCCCGATCAACATTGGATGGTTGAATTCCTCCGTGTGTACCCGCGCGACAGCCGGTACCTTTTCACTTGGACGCCGATAGACAGAAACAATCCTTGCATCCTGTGCCAGGGCGGTACAATCGACGGGGTAAACGGAATTGAGTCGTCAAACAATCTCGAAGTGCTGCCGTACGCGATGGGTGTCCAGACTGGATCGCTCAACGATACAGGCGATCCAAACTCCGAATACAGCAATGGTCCCGTGATAGGTAGGTTCGGAGTCGGGTTGAAATACGCGCCATCTTCATCTTTTATGCTTGGCGGCGTCTTCAACCCGGATTTCAGTCAAATAGAATCCGATGCGACTCAAATAAGTGTAAACAATACGTTCGCGATATTTTATCCCGAAAAGCGCCCGTTTTTCCTGGAAGGTGCGGATCTTTTCAATACCGTGGTAAGCGCATTCTACTCCAGGATGATAAACGACCCGGTCGCTTCCGCTAAGATGACTTCCAAAGCGGGTTCGTTCTCCGTCGCATATCTGGTCGCTGAGGACAGACAATCCCCATTTATCGTA
The sequence above is drawn from the Candidatus Kryptoniota bacterium genome and encodes:
- a CDS encoding TonB-dependent receptor, producing MRTASSKIPLAILFSFSFLAFSGSWAGIIKGHIKEKKTDTAIVGADVFIEGTSLGEVTDSNGDYVISNVPAGVYKIAIYAIGYNSAEKEIKILNDTAVLIVDFSIKEKPITLSETVIEGRTNNELETTARATEKNSGNIVNVISAQAIEESTDRTAADALQRVSGMSLIRNNQGEGQYVVMRGLEQQYNNTLVDGIKIPSPEAKDRFVPLDIFPSALFERIEVEKTLTPDVAGDAIGGSTDLILRKAPEDLAFFFNAASGTTSGVLGSSFSTFDRNTINDLDPERMHGTVNADDPTNQLKPRYNPTSADFTSSNLKFSNRAGVPDELFSGLIGNRFFDNRFGIMAAGSFQNTYDHVPVQFYSNVTTNINKVDSDNHLTPYASTYFSHDYYTNTIRDGAVVNADFIASEGHELSATYMYVNQQEAETRHGTETTIDGTRGAADLTYSHRSALRTQDISSYSIGGKHFTDSPLSLTWTLNYTDALQDRPDEAEYSVLQNYDAQGNLSPILGLADITHDWRRNDDRQYLGRLDGTIHVTSDGTQTLQAGAVVQQLKRANYEDDYKLNPYVFQSGPYKGHTEPFTTIDSAAVTVFGYGTTSGTTVYGYQNYKASEVLLASYMEYTIVLGQLQILGGVRWEEAHDTYFTMATPAVGGAQADVKMVDLLPGINFRYELTPQQIFHFSVTRSMSRPSYFDLVPAVDRSDETESTGNPNLRQTRSTNLDLRYEYYPNQSDVYSAGIYYKHITDPIDDQLISLSGIRSSSKVNGDPAKVFGFEAVVSKHFGELGVSANYTYVFSSTTSLRQVTVVDANGDPVQTYYNETRPLQSQSPQIANVILSYDSKSWGTSAEISYNYTGRSLVSVSNLDGYDVYKDGVGELDFSGEQALFFNLRLSVKLINLTNAQEVTEVPSGDYVKHAPIVTERDLNKMRGSIGISYKF
- a CDS encoding DUF5916 domain-containing protein, with product MKRRQGSIGGKRLFCRSCFIGFSWLLVTTFTASAFAYESMNRDKFHVSAVKIERNIDLTGKLSDPAWKLAPPVEVAYEIQPGENIPARERTNVYVLYNSEYIYFGFSCQDSSAHLIRSHVTDRDKMTDDDFVGVILDTYGQMQSGYEFFSNPQSVQFDAMRTSNNEDASFDAVWYSMGAISDSGYTVEIAVPFKSMRFPSTPDQHWMVEFLRVYPRDSRYLFTWTPIDRNNPCILCQGGTIDGVNGIESSNNLEVLPYAMGVQTGSLNDTGDPNSEYSNGPVIGRFGVGLKYAPSSSFMLGGVFNPDFSQIESDATQISVNNTFAIFYPEKRPFFLEGADLFNTVVSAFYSRMINDPVASAKMTSKAGSFSVAYLVAEDRQSPFIVPGEEGSDFVSTSLKSLSNVVRAKYDFGSESFIGVLGTARNFTNAHNYMGGADWNFLFGGNYYLVGQALYSNTKEINDPSLFTNDRKFGATHFDATFNGEQYDGSGAQIDLKRNARDYSFDLGASTCSPLFQAQDGFVTSTNRKVIQYWNGYTVYPSETIVENASVQSSSGLVFNDLGTRKGVWTELQAQAQLKGQTSIWMGYYPILDEIFHGVSFTKLYHTEVSVNSRPTRGLEFDFWCSVGRFINRADNPELGRGNNFWAELILKPTDKFSVDMTYARSRLWAASSEDLFYDGYIARSAVVYQFSPELFVRLICQYDEFAKQIQIDPMISYKLNPFTVFYAGSDHNFTDFGSPYGVQKTVQQFFVKLQYLWQK